The Mercurialis annua linkage group LG2, ddMerAnnu1.2, whole genome shotgun sequence genome contains a region encoding:
- the LOC126666703 gene encoding myb family transcription factor IPN2 isoform X1 produces MFHAKKGATMNSHERPIADSGLVLTTDPKPRLRWTVELHERFVDAVTQLGGPDKATPKTIMRVMGVKGLTLYHLKSHLQKFRLGKQPHKEFNDPSIKDGPTLDLQRSAASSSAIMGRSMNDNSPMVDAIRMQMEVQRRLHEQLEVQRHLQLRIEAHGKYMQNMLEKAYQTLAGENNMASGSYKLEVGNSEMGFPPFQDLNIYGGEELDNNESICLGRKRSSPYGAGSGKSPLMMWSDHHLDSISLDIYDNKPPLQADKNFDASTKLERPSPRLINSATMSHHTSSPFAST; encoded by the exons ATGTTCCATGCAAAGAAAGGCGCGACTATGAATTCGCACGAGAGACCCATAGCCGACTCTGGTCTTGTCTTAACTACCGACCCTAAACCTCGCCTGCGTTGGACCGTCGAACTCCACGAACGCTTCGTGGATGCTGTTACGCAACTGGGCGGCCCGGACA AGGCCACTCCAAAGACCATTATGAGAGTTATGGGTGTCAAGGGTCTTACTCTTTACCACCTCAAAAGCCATCTTCAG AAATTCAGACTCGGAAAGCAGCCTCACAAGGAGTTTAATGATCCCTCGATTAAGGATG GTCCAACGTTAGATCTTCAAAGGAGTGCAGCTTCTTCTTCTGCAATCATGGGTCGTAGTATGAATGA TAACTCACCCATGGTTGATGCAATTAGGATGCAAATGGAGGTGCAGAGAAGATTGCATGAACAATTAGAG GTTCAAAGGCATCTTCAATTAAGGATCGAAGCACATGGGAAATACATGCAAAACATGTTAGAGAAAGCTTATCAAACGCTTGCGGGTGAAAACAATATGGCCTCTGGAAGCTACAAATTGGAGGTCGGGAATTCAGAAATGGGTTTTCCGCCATTTCAAGACCTCAACATTTATGGAGGTGAGGAGCTGGATAACAATGAAAGCATTTGTTTGGGAAGGAAGCGGTCTAGCCCTTACGGTGCGGGCAGCGGAAAGAGCCCGTTGATGATGTGGTCCGATCATCATTTGGATTCAATCTCACTGGACATTTACGACAACAAACCGCCACTTCAGGCCGATAAGAATTTCGATGCATCGACAAAGCTTGAAAGACCATCGCCAAGACTCATCAATTCTGCAACTATGTCACACCACACCAGTTCACCCTTTGCCTCAACCTAA
- the LOC126666703 gene encoding myb family transcription factor IPN2 isoform X2 has translation MFHAKKGATMNSHERPIADSGLVLTTDPKPRLRWTVELHERFVDAVTQLGGPDKATPKTIMRVMGVKGLTLYHLKSHLQKFRLGKQPHKEFNDPSIKDGPTLDLQRSAASSSAIMGRSMNEMQMEVQRRLHEQLEVQRHLQLRIEAHGKYMQNMLEKAYQTLAGENNMASGSYKLEVGNSEMGFPPFQDLNIYGGEELDNNESICLGRKRSSPYGAGSGKSPLMMWSDHHLDSISLDIYDNKPPLQADKNFDASTKLERPSPRLINSATMSHHTSSPFAST, from the exons ATGTTCCATGCAAAGAAAGGCGCGACTATGAATTCGCACGAGAGACCCATAGCCGACTCTGGTCTTGTCTTAACTACCGACCCTAAACCTCGCCTGCGTTGGACCGTCGAACTCCACGAACGCTTCGTGGATGCTGTTACGCAACTGGGCGGCCCGGACA AGGCCACTCCAAAGACCATTATGAGAGTTATGGGTGTCAAGGGTCTTACTCTTTACCACCTCAAAAGCCATCTTCAG AAATTCAGACTCGGAAAGCAGCCTCACAAGGAGTTTAATGATCCCTCGATTAAGGATG GTCCAACGTTAGATCTTCAAAGGAGTGCAGCTTCTTCTTCTGCAATCATGGGTCGTAGTATGAATGA GATGCAAATGGAGGTGCAGAGAAGATTGCATGAACAATTAGAG GTTCAAAGGCATCTTCAATTAAGGATCGAAGCACATGGGAAATACATGCAAAACATGTTAGAGAAAGCTTATCAAACGCTTGCGGGTGAAAACAATATGGCCTCTGGAAGCTACAAATTGGAGGTCGGGAATTCAGAAATGGGTTTTCCGCCATTTCAAGACCTCAACATTTATGGAGGTGAGGAGCTGGATAACAATGAAAGCATTTGTTTGGGAAGGAAGCGGTCTAGCCCTTACGGTGCGGGCAGCGGAAAGAGCCCGTTGATGATGTGGTCCGATCATCATTTGGATTCAATCTCACTGGACATTTACGACAACAAACCGCCACTTCAGGCCGATAAGAATTTCGATGCATCGACAAAGCTTGAAAGACCATCGCCAAGACTCATCAATTCTGCAACTATGTCACACCACACCAGTTCACCCTTTGCCTCAACCTAA